Part of the Stackebrandtia endophytica genome is shown below.
CGGCCGGTCAACGCGACCATGCCCACCAGAGCCTGCGAATACAACTCGGCGAGCTTCGGATCGAACCCCCGCTCCTCGAACTCCTTGCCCAGGATCCCCTCCGCCTGATGCGCGACGTCGTTGAGCACGCTGGTGAAGTTCCCCGAATCCGACATCACCGGCGAGTCGCGAACCAGAACCCGGAACCCGTCGGTGTCCTCCTCGATGTAGTCCAGCAGCGCCAAGGCCGCCTGCTCCACCAGAACCCGCGGATGACCGCCCGTCAACGCACGGGTGATCCGGTCCAGCAACGCCCGCACCTCCCGGTCGACCACCACCGCGTACAGGCCTTCCTTACCCCCGAAATGCTCGTAGACCACCGGCTTGGAGACCTTCGCCCGGGCGGCGATGTCCTCCACACTGGTGGCCTCGAACCCTCGTTCGG
Proteins encoded:
- a CDS encoding TetR/AcrR family transcriptional regulator, with the translated sequence MSSAQRREQLISVARRAFAERGFEATSVEDIAARAKVSKPVVYEHFGGKEGLYAVVVDREVRALLDRITRALTGGHPRVLVEQAALALLDYIEEDTDGFRVLVRDSPVMSDSGNFTSVLNDVAHQAEGILGKEFEERGFDPKLAELYSQALVGMVALTGRWWLDARRPKKEVVAAHLVNLAWNGLSNLETAPDKLMPE